The Ferrovibrio sp. MS7 sequence TATACCACCCGGCTCAATTTAACGAAGCGATCGGTAATCAGAAGCACCGCCGCCACAACGGCTACCTGCACAGCCGTGGCCGCCGCCACGGTTGGGTCCATCTGGAATTCCAGATATTGCATCAGCGCAATCGGGAATGTGGTGGAACCCGGCTGTACCAGCAGCAACGATATTTCGAGATTTTCGAATGAGATGATGAAGCTGAACAACGCCGCGGCAATGACGCCGGAGCGCATCATCGGCAGCGTGATGCGCCAGAATACCACCAGCGGCGGTGCTCCGAGATTGGCCGCCGCCTCTTCGATCGAGCGGTTGAGGCCGACGAGATTAGCGCATATCAGCCGCACCGACCACGGAATGGTGAGCAGCGTATGCGCCAGCACCAAGCCGAGGATCCCTTGCGTGAGATCAAAGCCGCTCCAGTTGGCCACCGCGATGAAGAAGATATAGAGCGCAATGCCGAGCACGATATTCGGCACGATCATCGGCGTGAGTAGCAGGCCCTGCAGCAGCTTCATGCCGCGCAGGCCACTGCGGATAATCACCAGGCTGGCGGCGGTGCCGGTCAGCACACCCAGGAAGGTGGCGGCCAGTGCCACCTTGATGCTGGTCTTGAAGCCGCTGGTGAAGGCGGTGTGCTCCGCCGCCCGCACAAACCAGTTGAGCGTGTAGCCGGGCGGCGGAAACGACATGAAGGTACTGTCGAAGAATGCCGCCCACACCACCAGGACCACCGGCGTCAGCATCACGGTATAAACCAGATACGTGATGATGGTCCGAAGCGTCTTGAAGAGTGAGGTGGCATCCATCAACGGTATTTCCCCGCAATCAGGTAGGGCTTAGCTGGCGGCCCAAGCTCGGACCTGGTCCGAGTGGCCACGGCGCAGCGCCTTGGTCTGCTGCTTGATCGGCAGTTCAACGCCCATGCCGCGCTTCACCGCGCGGTCATAAACCAGCGAGGCCATGGCGATATCCCAGAGGCCGACGCCATGGGATTTGAACAGGCTGATCGAACCCGGCTTGCGCTTCGGCGCTTCGGCGACGACATCGCTGAATTCTCGGATACGGTTCCAGTCGAGGCGGCCTTCCTCGACCGCCTTGATGAATTCGCCCGACTCGACATGGCTCTGCTGCCAATCATCGACCGCGATCAGGTCGGCACGCTCGATGGTCAGCGTGTCGATTTCGCGGCTGGTCGGCTTCATGGCGCCCACTAGGTTGATATGCTGGCCCTCGGGCACCCAGGAGCCATCAACGACGGGATCCTTGGACGAGGTGATGGTGCACAGCACGTCGGACTTGCGCACGACTTCCTCGACCGACTTCGCCGGTTCCACCGGGAGGCCGAGATGCTTGCTCATGCCCTTGCAGAATTCGAGCAGCTTTTCCGTGGTGCGGCTGTAGGCCAGCACCTTCTCGATCTTGCGTACTTTGCAGACGGCCTCAAGCTGGCTCGGCGCCTGATAGCCGGTGCCCAGGATGCCGGCGACCTTGCTGTCCTCGCGGCTCATATACTTGGTGGCGATGCCGGAGGCGCCGCCGGTGCGGATCAGGCCGATATGCTCGGCTTCCATCAGACAATGCAGTTCGCCGTCTTCCTTGAACAGCAGCAGCCAGAAGCGCACGCCATCGGGGCCGACGGTGTAGGTCTTGTAGCCCAGGCTGCCCAGGCTCGGGATCGCCGCCGGCAGCACCGAAAGCTGGGCATTCGGGGTGGCAACGATCTGACGCGGCCGGTTGGTCGCGATCTTCTGCCCCTGCTCCCGGATGGACGCCTCAAGCACGTCCATGGAATCGGTAACCGTCAGGAGTTCTTCGACGTCATGCTCGTTCAGGAACAGGGCCATTACAATCCTCGATAGTTGTACTGGGTAATCTTTTACCCGTTGACTTCGGGATTGGTTATAGCTAAATTGGATCCAATCTACAAGCGCCAATTTTTTAAGGGATAAATCAGGTGTCGGAATCAGCAGTTCTCACCCGAGACCAAGAGCCGCCCCCGCCATTACCGACCAGCCTTACCGAGCACGCCTACAGGCATCTCCGACAGGCAATCCTGAGCGGCAAGCTGCAAGCCGGCGCCCCGCTGCGGCAGGAGAAATTGTCGAATGAACTCGGCATCAGCCGCCTGCCGCTGCGCGAGGCCCTGCGCCAGCTAGATTCAGAAGGCCTTGTCGTGCTGCGCCCCCGGCGCGGCTACTACGTTGCGCTGCTCGATACCAAGGAGATCGAAGAACTATTCGATATCCGCGCCATGATGGAGGCGCGCGCCGGCTATCTCGCGGCCGTCAACAGAACCGAAAAGGATATCGCCGAAGTCGGTGAAATCCTGGAACGGCTTGATGCCGCAGCATTCCGCGAACCGCTGGATGCAGCGGAATTCTATCGTCTGAACCGGCTATTCCATCATCGCTTTTTCGCCAGCTCGCAGCGCGCTCATCTCTGCCGCCTGCTCAGCAGCGTGCATGACAGCCTTGATCCCTATATCCGCATGGGCGAAGGGATTCAGTCGCTCGAGGAATCACAGGACGACCACCGCAACCTGTTCGAGGCGCTGAAGGCTGGCGATGGCGATCTGGTGGCGCGGCTCTGCCGCGAGCATTGCGAGGCGTCCTGCCGCCGCCTGATCAAGTCGAGTTCGTAAAGGCTAGGACGGGCTGAGCGCCACCCAGGCGCCGCTCGGTGCGCTGGCCCGGATCGCATCGAGAATCAGGGCAATATCGAGGGATTCTGCCGGCGAGGCGCCATGCCAGCCGCCCTTGCCTGCCACCAGGCTGGCAAATTCCTCGGCCTCCAGGCGGAAGCCGTTGCCATCAGGGACAGCCAGCGGCTCCAGCGGCAAGGCAAGCGTGGTGCCGCGCCGGATCTGCAACAGCGGCGGCCCCCCCATCGGTGGATGGTTCAGGTAATTGGTTTCGATGATGCCGCTTTCGCCGGCAATCGAGGCACTGCGGAAATACGCTGCATCGAAACTGCAGGAAAGCTGCGCGAACAAGCCGCTGCCGAAATCGATATTGGCCAGTGTGGTGACATCCACGCCATTGCCATCCACCTGCCAGGTGGCCTGCACGCGCAGCGGGCGCCGGCCGGCGGCAAGCCGGATCAGGCTGGCGGCATAGCTGCCGGCATCATACAGGGCGCCACCGCCCAGATCGGGCATCAGGCGGATATTGGCCGGATCCTTGAACAACACCGAAAAGGTGGAGCGGATCAGCTTCAACTGGCCGATAGCGCCCTCGTGCAGCATCTGCCACAATGTAATCGTCTGCGGTTGCGCCATATAGGGATAGCCTTCGCGCAGGATCACGCCGTGGCGGTCGGCAGCGGCGAACATCGCCGCGACTTCAGCGGCATTCATCGCCAGTGGCTTTTCGCATAGCACATGCTTGCCGGCTTCCGTCGCCTTGATCGCCCAGGGCGCATGCAGCGAATTCGGCAGCGGCAGATAGATCGCGTCGATTTCCGGATCGGCCAGCAACGCCTCGTAGGAGCCCAGTGCGCGCTTGATACCGAGTTCCCTGGCCATGGCGTCGGCGCGGCTCTGGTCGCGGCTGGCAATCGCGATGATTTCAACATGCTCAGACGGCGCACAGCCGGCAACGAACATCCGCGCGATATTCGCGCCGCCCAGAACACCGAAGCGCAGCTTGCGACTCATGGCCTGAAATCCTTATCGGTGAAGCCTCACGGCCAGCGGCGGCCGTTCAGGGCGAACATGAAAGAGTAGAGTGGTTGCTGCGCTGCCGCACCCGCATGCTGCAACGGGTCGGCATGCCGGGCAGTGGCATTGTGCAGGGCAGCCTGATCCAAGCCCTCGATCAGCAACAGGGCGGCAAAACTACGGTCCCGCTCGCGCAGTTGCTTCTCGTTGGTCTGAATGGACGTGCGCACCTGATCGGTGACGAGCAAGTGAACGGCAGCGATGCGATCCGTAGCCGCCAGTTCATCCAGCAGGGCATCCGCATCCTGCGGCGCACGCTCAAGCGGCAGGGCGGCAAGGAAGCCGCCTTGGCCTTCGCCACGCGACAGGCGTCGCTCTCCGCCGCCACGCGCGAAATTCTGCAGG is a genomic window containing:
- a CDS encoding Gfo/Idh/MocA family protein, producing the protein MSRKLRFGVLGGANIARMFVAGCAPSEHVEIIAIASRDQSRADAMARELGIKRALGSYEALLADPEIDAIYLPLPNSLHAPWAIKATEAGKHVLCEKPLAMNAAEVAAMFAAADRHGVILREGYPYMAQPQTITLWQMLHEGAIGQLKLIRSTFSVLFKDPANIRLMPDLGGGALYDAGSYAASLIRLAAGRRPLRVQATWQVDGNGVDVTTLANIDFGSGLFAQLSCSFDAAYFRSASIAGESGIIETNYLNHPPMGGPPLLQIRRGTTLALPLEPLAVPDGNGFRLEAEEFASLVAGKGGWHGASPAESLDIALILDAIRASAPSGAWVALSPS
- a CDS encoding ABC transporter permease produces the protein MDATSLFKTLRTIITYLVYTVMLTPVVLVVWAAFFDSTFMSFPPPGYTLNWFVRAAEHTAFTSGFKTSIKVALAATFLGVLTGTAASLVIIRSGLRGMKLLQGLLLTPMIVPNIVLGIALYIFFIAVANWSGFDLTQGILGLVLAHTLLTIPWSVRLICANLVGLNRSIEEAAANLGAPPLVVFWRITLPMMRSGVIAAALFSFIISFENLEISLLLVQPGSTTFPIALMQYLEFQMDPTVAAATAVQVAVVAAVLLITDRFVKLSRVV
- a CDS encoding ornithine cyclodeaminase family protein; protein product: MALFLNEHDVEELLTVTDSMDVLEASIREQGQKIATNRPRQIVATPNAQLSVLPAAIPSLGSLGYKTYTVGPDGVRFWLLLFKEDGELHCLMEAEHIGLIRTGGASGIATKYMSREDSKVAGILGTGYQAPSQLEAVCKVRKIEKVLAYSRTTEKLLEFCKGMSKHLGLPVEPAKSVEEVVRKSDVLCTITSSKDPVVDGSWVPEGQHINLVGAMKPTSREIDTLTIERADLIAVDDWQQSHVESGEFIKAVEEGRLDWNRIREFSDVVAEAPKRKPGSISLFKSHGVGLWDIAMASLVYDRAVKRGMGVELPIKQQTKALRRGHSDQVRAWAAS
- a CDS encoding GntR family transcriptional regulator, producing the protein MSESAVLTRDQEPPPPLPTSLTEHAYRHLRQAILSGKLQAGAPLRQEKLSNELGISRLPLREALRQLDSEGLVVLRPRRGYYVALLDTKEIEELFDIRAMMEARAGYLAAVNRTEKDIAEVGEILERLDAAAFREPLDAAEFYRLNRLFHHRFFASSQRAHLCRLLSSVHDSLDPYIRMGEGIQSLEESQDDHRNLFEALKAGDGDLVARLCREHCEASCRRLIKSSS